In Synechococcales cyanobacterium T60_A2020_003, the following proteins share a genomic window:
- a CDS encoding ABC transporter permease, translating to MIRLFTPSSELVPAKSSLPSSYRIPWADWLAPTMVGLVVLALWELSVRWTNTPPYLLPGPILVVKTLIQDWNRLFPSLMVTLKITIAAFGLAVVSGLFISILFAQNRWVERSFFPYAVMLQTTPIVAIAPLIIIWCKNSTFLALIICAWIVALFPIIANTTLGLKSTDPNLVNLFKLYHATRWQTLLYLRLPSAMPYFLGGLRISGGLALIGAVVAEFVAGTGGQRSGIAYQILMSSYNLQIPRMFAALLMTAGLGVLIFVLLTLCSEFLLRHWHESALPGDM from the coding sequence TCGTCCCTACCGTCCAGTTATCGGATACCTTGGGCAGACTGGCTCGCTCCAACGATGGTCGGTTTGGTGGTCTTGGCACTATGGGAATTGAGCGTCCGCTGGACCAACACCCCGCCCTACCTGCTGCCAGGGCCTATTCTAGTAGTGAAAACGTTGATCCAAGACTGGAATCGCTTGTTTCCGTCGTTGATGGTGACACTGAAGATTACAATCGCCGCCTTTGGATTAGCCGTGGTCTCTGGCTTGTTCATCTCGATTCTGTTTGCCCAGAACCGTTGGGTAGAGCGCAGTTTTTTTCCCTATGCGGTGATGCTGCAAACCACGCCGATTGTGGCGATTGCCCCCTTGATCATCATCTGGTGCAAGAACAGTACATTTTTAGCGCTGATCATTTGTGCGTGGATTGTGGCGCTGTTCCCCATCATTGCGAATACAACCTTGGGCTTAAAAAGCACCGATCCAAACCTGGTAAATCTGTTCAAGCTCTACCACGCAACCCGCTGGCAAACGCTGCTCTACCTCCGGTTGCCGAGTGCCATGCCCTACTTTCTAGGTGGACTTCGCATTAGTGGTGGACTCGCGTTGATTGGAGCCGTCGTCGCTGAATTCGTGGCCGGGACAGGGGGGCAACGATCGGGCATTGCCTATCAAATCCTGATGTCTAGCTATAATCTGCAAATTCCCCGAATGTTTGCGGCACTCCTCATGACGGCAGGTCTGGGGGTTCTCATTTTCGTCCTCTTAACCCTATGCTCTGAGTTTTTGCTGCGCCACTGGCATGAGAGTGCGCTGCCAGGAGATATGTAA